CTTAGAACATAACATCTAATATATCAAACCGATTCAAACTTCTCCAAAAAATCCTTATTTTTAATTCGTTAATTGGTGGTTGATGTCAGGCAAGGACAGGAAATAGTTAATTAATTTCTTGATTTTTAAACCTAAAAAAGAATATATTCGTTTGTGTTTAACAAAATAGTTTGAATTATGGCGACAATAAGAATAAAAAAAAGCATGTCAGCACGAAAGATTAGAGAGTTGCTAAAGAACATAAAACCAAAACACAAGTCTGTGAAAATAGAAAAGTATTTTGGAAAAATTAAAGCTGAGGAAAATCCATTAAAACTTCAGGAAAAGTTACGGGATGAGTGGAAATAAAATATGTATTGACACAAACGCACTTATAGCTATTATGGATGGCTATGATACTATTTTACCACTTATCCAAAATTCAGCACTTTATTTGTCTTTTATCACTGAATTAGAAGCTCATAGTTATCAAAAAAAGACAAAAAGCTAAAGTTTGAATGTTGTTTTGTTTGAAGTTTAGTACTTCCAAATTGAAAGCAAAAGCAGTTAAAATATCAGTTTACAGACAAGACTAAAGCAGCTAAATAATTGAATTACAAATCATGTTCATCCCGGAATCATTTAATCATGTTCAAGACAATTTCCTCCAAAAAATCCTTATTTTTAATGCGTAAATTGATGGTTGGTGAAATAACACCAACCCACGGCTGAACAACAAAATCAAATCAATGGAAATTGAATTAGATAAAAATTGGAGAAAGAAAAAAATATTTATAAATGTAATGTTTTTATTAGTGTTTTACTTGTCTTATCCAATTGTAAGATTTGGAGTACAAGCAGGTGTTCATCATGAGATAAATGAAAGTAGATTATTAATTTCGTTTACATTAACTGGTCTAATTTTATTTGCTTACCTGATGTTTAAGTGTTCTAATAGTAAAATTAACTTTAATGAAAATTTCTTAGAAATAACTAAAATAAACATAATAGGTAAAGCAAAAAGTATAATTATCAATAACAATAAACTAAATTATATTGTTTTTGATAATATTAGCTTTAAATTTATTGAGATATATGAAAACAAAAAGCGATTAACTAAAATCTCACCTACTGATTTTGGTAAAGAGAAGTATCAGTTAATTTTAGAACAACTTAAAAAAATCAAAGATGAAGGATTGCCAAAATAAATTAGTATGTGTATTTTTAAAATATACACTCTGAAGCACAACTGATATTGTCTGAACAGGATTTTAGAGATTATAAGACAGACAGGATTAAAGCAGCTAAATAATTGAATTACAAATCATGTTCATCCCAGAATAATTTAATCATGTTCAAGACATGTTTTTCTCCAAAAAAATCCTTATTTTTAATTCGTTAATTGGGAATAGGTAGGGGAGTGCCATTCATGGTCGAAATATCCAGCAAACATTCTACTCTCTACATTTTTTTATTGTATAGTCAATGAGTTCCTGACTAATTCTGAAATTTGTACGATTTATTTTATCAAGTAAAATCAAACAGCTTGTATCAGCGACTATGGCCTTTTGCATTCTTTATATCATTATCCAATTCAGAAGGAGGGTAATTAAATATGGAAACTCCATAATCCACTAAAATTTCCATAAAAGCTTTTTTAGACAAGCCAACCATCTGAGCTGCCTGTCCGATAGTAAGTTTACCATTTTCATATAATCGGGAAGCAAGTAACATTTTTATTTCCCGTTCATTTAAATCTAAATTATCCGGTATGTCTATTTGTATTGTTTTCATCAGTATCTCTCACCCTTTTTGTCATTCAAAGTTAATTAAATCACTATCAAAAACGTTAAAAATGAACTGACATTTTAAAGTTTCGGTTTTTTAATTACTTAATTTAGTATCCCCAGCTCTGTTCATAGTGTCCCCGCTACCGAACACCTTAGAACATAACATCTAATATATCAAACCGATTTAAACTTCCTTCACTTTCTGTAGCACCTAAGGACTTCTCACCGCCTGTGAAATCTGCAAAAAAGAAGTACCAACAACTAAAACCTATTTAAAAGCTTAGTTATTCCCTAAATCTAATCGTAAACCAATTGCAATATAGTTTGTCAATGAAAAGTTATACACCTCATCTATGTCTGCACCACCCTCAAGCACTCTATAGCCACCAAACATTCTAAAGTTCTCATTAAAAGTGTAGTAAAGAGCAAAAAGTACATCTTCAGCTCTTCCCTGAGGGCCTATCAACGCATCCCCATCCACTAAAAAACCGGCATTTTCATGAAACTTCCAGTCTAAAACAAAACGAATAATCGGAACAAAGCCCAAATCAGTATTTTCAGTAAAAATACTATCATTAGATACTGCAATTCTCGCATCTCTCAGCTTGGCAGTAAATCCAATATTAAAATCCAGCTTTTCTCTTTGCACCAGTTTGTATTCATATGAAATCCGCCAGGAATTAAATTTCCAGGCAACAGAAAGTGGATCATTCGCTTGGAATAATTGATCTTCAAAAAATAAATCCCGGTTTAAACTACCGCTTTCCTTAATTTCGTAAGGAGCTGCAGTTAATAATATGGCATGCCTTTTAGCAATGTTTACCTTTGCAGTCAAACGAA
This portion of the Chitinophagaceae bacterium genome encodes:
- a CDS encoding UPF0175 family protein; protein product: MKTIQIDIPDNLDLNEREIKMLLASRLYENGKLTIGQAAQMVGLSKKAFMEILVDYGVSIFNYPPSELDNDIKNAKGHSR